The Felis catus isolate Fca126 chromosome X, F.catus_Fca126_mat1.0, whole genome shotgun sequence genome includes a region encoding these proteins:
- the LOC101086628 gene encoding diphosphoinositol polyphosphate phosphohydrolase 3-beta isoform X1, which produces MKCKPNQTRTYDPEGFKKRAACLCFRSEREDEVLLVSSSRYPDRWIVPGGGMEPEEEPGSAAVREVFEEAGVKGKLGRLLGIFEQNQDRKHRTYVYVLTVTEILEDWEDSVSIGRKREWFKIEDAIKVLQCHKPVHAEYLEKLKLGGSPTNGNSVAPSLPQSDP; this is translated from the exons ATGAAGTGCAAGCCCAACCAGACGCGCACCTACGACCCGGAGGGGTTCAAGAAGCGGGCGGCGTGCCTGTGCTTCCGGAGCGAGCGCGAGGACGAGGTGCTGTTAGTGAGTAGCAGTCGGTACCCGGACCGCTGGATCGTGCCGGGCGGGGGCATGGAGCCCGAGGAGGAGCCGGGCAGTGCGGCTGTCCGAGAGGTGTTCGAAGAGGCGGGAGTCAAGGGGAAGTTAGGCCGGCTCCTGGGCATTTTCGAACAGAACCAAGACCGCAAGCACAGAACGTACGTGTACGTACTGACCGTCACCGAGATTCTGGAGGATTGGGAAGATTCGGTTAGCATTGGAAGGAAGCGAGAGTGGTTCAAAATCGAAGATGCGATCAAGGTTCTCCAGTGCCACAAGCCCGTGCATGCCGAATATCTGGAGAAACTAAAGCTGGGCGGCTCCCCAACCAATGGAAACTCGGTGGCCCCATCTCTGCCACAGAGCGATCCCTA A
- the LOC101086628 gene encoding diphosphoinositol polyphosphate phosphohydrolase 3-beta isoform X2: MKCKPNQTRTYDPEGFKKRAACLCFRSEREDEVLLVSSSRYPDRWIVPGGGMEPEEEPGSAAVREVFEEAGVKGKLGRLLGIFEQNQDRKHRTYVYVLTVTEILEDWEDSVSIGRKREWFKIEDAIKVLQCHKPVHAEYLEKLKLGGSPTNGNSVAPSLPQSDP, translated from the coding sequence ATGAAGTGCAAGCCCAACCAGACGCGCACCTACGACCCGGAGGGGTTCAAGAAGCGGGCGGCGTGCCTGTGCTTCCGGAGCGAGCGCGAGGACGAGGTGCTGTTAGTGAGTAGCAGTCGGTACCCGGACCGCTGGATCGTGCCGGGCGGGGGCATGGAGCCCGAGGAGGAGCCGGGCAGTGCGGCTGTCCGAGAGGTGTTCGAAGAGGCGGGAGTCAAGGGGAAGTTAGGCCGGCTCCTGGGCATTTTCGAACAGAACCAAGACCGCAAGCACAGAACGTACGTGTACGTACTGACCGTCACCGAGATTCTGGAGGATTGGGAAGATTCGGTTAGCATTGGAAGGAAGCGAGAGTGGTTCAAAATCGAAGATGCGATCAAGGTTCTCCAGTGCCACAAGCCCGTGCATGCCGAATATCTGGAGAAACTAAAGCTGGGCGGCTCCCCAACCAATGGAAACTCGGTGGCCCCATCTCTGCCACAGAGCGATCCCTAG